One segment of Pseudodesulfovibrio sp. 5S69 DNA contains the following:
- a CDS encoding type II secretion system F family protein gives MSMTLIIAAVAVLIVFLLVMGIGSLMQSGSDKAERRVKDRLRAMALTADIDAASVDLVLRESAMSEVPLFNRLLESMRWSTNLSRLLYQADAKGSAGVYLLVCMLLAVVGFYAGTFSGRLWVSVAGAIMLGYIPVWGLQGKKRKRMNRFQKQLPEALDLMARALKAGHTFGGGMRMVADEFDGPIGPEFGKTLDEMNYGMDVDRALSNLQGRVDCPDLKFFVVSVNIQRETGGNLAEIIAKIAGLVRERFALFGKIRVLSAEGRVSAYILIALPFLLTGILYVINPDYVSLLWTRELGQNMVWGAAISMVIGWVIIRKIIQIKV, from the coding sequence ATGTCCATGACACTGATCATCGCGGCCGTGGCCGTGCTCATCGTCTTCCTGCTGGTCATGGGCATCGGCTCGCTCATGCAGTCCGGATCGGACAAGGCCGAGCGGCGCGTTAAGGACCGCCTCCGGGCCATGGCCCTGACCGCCGACATCGACGCCGCCTCCGTGGACCTGGTCCTGCGCGAGTCGGCCATGAGCGAGGTGCCGCTGTTCAACCGGCTGCTCGAGAGCATGCGCTGGTCCACCAACCTGAGCCGTCTGCTGTATCAGGCCGACGCCAAGGGCTCGGCGGGCGTGTACCTGCTCGTCTGCATGCTCCTGGCCGTGGTCGGCTTCTACGCCGGGACCTTCTCGGGTCGGCTGTGGGTCTCGGTGGCCGGGGCGATCATGCTCGGCTACATCCCCGTCTGGGGGTTGCAGGGGAAGAAGCGCAAGCGCATGAACCGCTTCCAGAAGCAATTGCCCGAGGCGCTGGACCTCATGGCCCGCGCGCTCAAGGCCGGGCACACCTTCGGCGGCGGCATGCGCATGGTGGCGGATGAGTTCGACGGCCCCATCGGCCCCGAGTTCGGCAAGACTCTGGACGAGATGAACTACGGCATGGACGTGGACCGCGCGCTGAGCAACCTGCAGGGTCGGGTGGACTGCCCGGACCTGAAGTTCTTCGTGGTCTCGGTGAACATCCAGCGCGAGACCGGCGGCAACCTGGCCGAGATCATCGCCAAGATCGCCGGTCTGGTGCGCGAGCGGTTCGCCCTGTTCGGCAAGATCCGGGTCCTGTCCGCAGAGGGCCGGGTGTCCGCATACATCCTCATCGCCCTGCCGTTCCTGCTGACCGGCATCCTGTACGTGATCAACCCCGACTACGTCAGCCTGCTGTGGACCCGCGAACTGGGCCAGAACATGGTCTGGGGCGCGGCCATCTCCATGGTCATCGGCTGGGTCATCATCCGCAAGATCATCCAGATCAAGGTGTAG
- a CDS encoding type II and III secretion system protein family protein: MKNTRTIQYTLVILLACLTVLTASVAWARVVRSDKPDMISMIVGESTVITTDKAVSRISLGSDTVCSIVVISPKQIYLTANEIGSTTLTLWAGDKVSEIYDIAVDPDTTRLKRMIYDLLPGESNIRVLTNGNSVTLSGQVSSAANLASVVALAEAAAPDRVVNLLTVGGIQQVMLEVRVAEMSRSVTKRLGINFAAIGSNFSIYSIINNLTSYDAEHDRFTLTDNINFTGTYRTGSTALFGMIDALKANGLVRMLAEPNLTCVSGESAEFLVGGEVPIPMPSALGTVGIDYKPFGISLKFTATVMSSGHINLQVNPEVSELDYSKSLPVEGYEIPTISTRRANTVIELGDGQSFAIAGLISDSLKENSNKFPGLGEVPVLGSLFSSKDFASNKTELVVLVTAHLAKPVDMASQTLPTDGFREPDDKEFYLFGLLEGQGDSSGSGTTHTAAKGAADPGTVIRPESGFDGEFGHSWPN, translated from the coding sequence ATGAAAAACACAAGGACCATACAGTATACCCTGGTCATCCTGCTCGCCTGCCTGACCGTGCTGACCGCCTCCGTGGCCTGGGCACGCGTGGTCAGGTCCGACAAGCCGGACATGATCTCCATGATCGTCGGCGAGTCCACCGTCATCACCACGGACAAGGCCGTCAGCCGCATTTCGCTCGGCTCGGACACCGTCTGCTCCATCGTGGTCATCTCCCCGAAGCAGATCTACCTGACCGCCAACGAGATCGGCTCCACCACCCTGACCCTGTGGGCCGGGGACAAGGTCTCCGAAATCTACGACATCGCGGTTGACCCGGACACCACCCGGCTGAAGCGGATGATCTACGACCTGCTGCCGGGCGAGAGCAATATTCGCGTGCTGACCAACGGCAACTCCGTGACCCTGTCCGGACAGGTCTCCAGCGCCGCCAACCTGGCCTCGGTGGTCGCCCTGGCCGAGGCGGCCGCACCGGACCGCGTGGTCAACCTCCTGACCGTGGGCGGCATCCAGCAGGTCATGCTGGAGGTCCGCGTGGCCGAGATGTCCCGCTCCGTGACCAAGCGCCTGGGCATCAACTTCGCGGCCATCGGCTCCAACTTTTCCATCTACTCGATCATCAACAACCTGACGAGCTACGACGCCGAGCACGACCGCTTCACGCTGACCGACAACATCAACTTCACCGGCACCTACCGGACCGGCTCCACGGCCCTGTTCGGCATGATCGACGCGCTCAAGGCCAATGGCCTGGTGCGCATGCTGGCCGAGCCGAACCTGACCTGCGTGTCCGGCGAGTCCGCCGAGTTCCTGGTGGGCGGCGAAGTGCCCATCCCCATGCCGAGCGCTCTCGGAACCGTGGGCATCGACTACAAGCCGTTCGGCATCTCGCTGAAGTTCACGGCCACGGTCATGTCGTCGGGCCACATCAACCTCCAGGTCAATCCCGAGGTCTCCGAACTCGACTACTCCAAGTCCCTGCCCGTGGAGGGCTACGAAATCCCGACCATCTCCACCCGCCGGGCCAACACAGTGATCGAGCTGGGCGACGGTCAATCCTTTGCCATCGCCGGGCTGATCAGCGACTCCCTCAAGGAAAACAGCAACAAGTTCCCGGGCTTGGGCGAGGTTCCCGTGCTCGGAAGCCTTTTCAGCTCCAAGGACTTCGCGTCCAACAAGACCGAACTGGTCGTCCTGGTCACCGCCCACCTGGCCAAGCCGGTGGATATGGCCTCCCAGACCCTGCCCACGGACGGGTTCCGCGAGCCGGACGACAAGGAGTTCTATCTCTTCGGGCTGCTGGAGGGACAGGGTGATTCCAGCGGGAGCGGAACCACCCATACCGCAGCCAAGGGCGCCGCCGATCCGGGCACCGTGATCCGTCCGGAATCCGGCTTCGACGGGGAATTCGGCCACTCCTGGCCCAACTAG
- a CDS encoding CpaF family protein has translation MNLAERLNRNAAKRSAQATAPVNAKPDAKPKAAPRAKPQPKATKVEAAEHYFDLKTRIHDRLIDMIDLSLLDSLSESEMRSEIAKVTEGLLWGEFRNAPLNLAERKRMLAEIQDEVIGLGPLEPYVQDPTVNDILVNGYKQIYVERSGKLELTPARFKDDDHLRKIIDRIVSMVGRRIDESQPLCDARLLDGSRVNAVIPPLAIDGPSLSIRKFSKDPLEVADLIGFNSLTPEMALLMKGIVQTQLNVLISGGTGSGKTTLLNCLSRNVPEDERIVTIEDAAELQLKQEHVVRLETRPANIEGRGEITMRDLVKNCLRMRPDRIIVGEVRSSEALDMLQAMNTGHDGSLTTIHANTPRDALMRLETMISMAGLNLNPLSMKRYISSAIDVIIQATRMVDGTRKVISIQEVTGMEGEMITMQEIFAFEQTGMTADGKVDGYFSARGIRPKFASKLERMGFPFPMEMFNVTPRPPKNKE, from the coding sequence ATGAACCTCGCGGAAAGACTGAACCGGAACGCGGCCAAGCGCAGCGCCCAGGCGACCGCGCCCGTCAACGCCAAGCCAGACGCCAAGCCCAAGGCGGCCCCCAGGGCCAAGCCCCAGCCCAAGGCCACCAAGGTCGAGGCGGCGGAGCACTATTTCGACCTCAAGACCCGCATCCACGACCGGCTCATCGACATGATCGACCTGTCGCTCCTGGACTCCCTGAGCGAGTCCGAGATGCGCAGCGAGATCGCCAAGGTCACCGAGGGGCTGCTCTGGGGCGAGTTCCGCAACGCGCCGCTCAACCTGGCCGAGCGCAAGCGCATGCTGGCCGAGATCCAGGACGAAGTCATCGGCCTCGGGCCGCTGGAACCCTACGTCCAGGACCCCACGGTCAACGATATCCTGGTCAACGGCTACAAGCAGATCTACGTGGAGCGTTCGGGCAAGCTGGAGCTGACCCCGGCGCGGTTCAAGGACGACGACCACCTGCGCAAGATCATCGACCGCATCGTCTCCATGGTCGGGCGGCGCATCGACGAGTCCCAGCCCCTGTGCGACGCGCGCCTGCTCGACGGCTCGCGCGTCAACGCGGTCATCCCGCCCCTGGCCATCGACGGCCCCTCGCTGTCCATCCGTAAATTTTCCAAGGACCCGCTGGAAGTGGCCGACCTGATCGGCTTCAACTCCCTGACCCCGGAGATGGCCCTGCTCATGAAGGGCATCGTCCAGACCCAGCTCAACGTGCTCATCTCCGGCGGTACCGGCTCGGGCAAGACCACGCTCCTGAACTGCCTGTCGCGCAACGTGCCCGAGGACGAACGCATCGTGACCATCGAGGACGCGGCCGAGCTGCAGCTCAAGCAGGAGCACGTGGTCCGGCTGGAGACCCGCCCGGCCAACATCGAGGGCCGCGGCGAGATCACCATGCGCGACCTGGTCAAGAACTGCCTGCGCATGCGCCCGGACCGGATCATCGTCGGCGAGGTCCGTTCCTCCGAGGCCCTGGACATGCTCCAGGCCATGAACACCGGCCACGACGGCTCTCTGACCACCATCCACGCCAACACCCCGCGCGACGCGCTCATGCGCCTGGAGACCATGATCTCCATGGCCGGACTGAACCTGAACCCCCTGTCCATGAAGCGCTACATCTCCTCGGCCATCGACGTCATCATCCAGGCCACCCGCATGGTGGACGGCACCAGAAAAGTCATCTCCATCCAGGAAGTGACCGGCATGGAAGGGGAGATGATCACCATGCAGGAGATCTTCGCCTTCGAGCAGACCGGGATGACCGCCGACGGCAAGGTGGACGGCTACTTCAGCGCCCGCGGCATCCGACCCAAGTTCGCGAGCAAGCTCGAACGCATGGGCTTCCCGTTCCCCATGGAAATGTTCAACGTCACCCCCAGACCCCCGAAGAACAAGGAGTAG
- a CDS encoding A24 family peptidase gives MDILIAIALATSLVTAAVTDIRNQRIYNWLTFPLILAGFATHIVFGGFAGLKFAAGGFALGFVAMAVPYFLGVMGAGDVKLMAGIGAWLGVEATLVAFLFTCIAGGVYALVVLAFNPSMCKTVLRNIAYTFLVFIGTRQFNFASADEQQALPRLCYGVAITVGTIGAMAIFAWESGSIFVGY, from the coding sequence ATGGACATTCTCATCGCCATCGCGCTCGCGACCTCTCTGGTGACGGCCGCCGTCACCGACATCCGCAACCAGCGCATCTACAATTGGCTGACCTTCCCGCTCATTCTCGCGGGATTCGCCACGCACATCGTGTTCGGCGGCTTCGCCGGGCTGAAGTTCGCCGCGGGCGGCTTCGCCCTCGGGTTCGTGGCCATGGCCGTTCCGTATTTTCTGGGGGTCATGGGCGCGGGCGACGTCAAGCTCATGGCCGGCATCGGCGCCTGGCTCGGCGTGGAAGCGACCCTCGTCGCCTTCCTCTTCACCTGCATCGCCGGCGGCGTCTACGCCCTGGTGGTCCTGGCCTTCAATCCGAGCATGTGCAAGACGGTCCTCCGAAACATCGCCTACACGTTCCTGGTCTTCATCGGAACCCGCCAGTTCAATTTCGCCTCTGCCGACGAGCAGCAGGCCTTGCCCCGGCTGTGCTACGGCGTGGCCATCACCGTTGGAACCATAGGCGCCATGGCCATATTCGCCTGGGAGTCCGGTTCCATCTTCGTCGGTTACTAA
- a CDS encoding SPOR domain-containing protein, with protein MKKFSVIAMTIFAGVILSGCMGKSYDDKTFDQLAYGEESPVNLTSEQHEQVGDGYVRRGKPEMALVHFNKAIELDQDNLDARVKRGNLLVAQGLDEQALSEFNKVLEKDQDHAIANEAAGCVYFRAGLYDEAKAHLNRAVALNPMLWKAHNFLGIIYDRDRDYDQAAQEFAAALELHQGTGVDEIYNNLGVVHIARKQYAQAVETFRQALHSGGVSERTYNNLGLALARMGRLDEALESFKYAGGEAKANNNLGYVLLTENRPAQAVPYFEKAIELSPSYYVKAADNLKRARLAARFQEGATQISGSTPNPLLRQSFPDSKQNPGEPAASPASAGSPPPSAKVVTAALEEPGSGDQTIIPHEKTYGLHVSSWRDHKNAFAHCEKLKAQGFATWINQVDLGDKGIWYRVLVGKFGSVKEAKAERPDVLAILNLDSAPVFERVDPRPVVSAQL; from the coding sequence ATGAAAAAGTTTTCCGTCATCGCCATGACCATCTTCGCCGGGGTCATCCTGTCCGGCTGCATGGGCAAGTCTTATGACGACAAGACCTTCGACCAACTGGCCTACGGGGAGGAATCCCCGGTCAACCTGACCAGCGAGCAGCACGAGCAGGTCGGCGACGGCTACGTCCGTCGCGGCAAGCCCGAAATGGCCCTGGTCCACTTCAACAAGGCCATCGAGCTCGACCAGGACAACCTCGACGCCCGGGTCAAGCGCGGCAACCTGCTGGTCGCCCAGGGCCTGGACGAGCAGGCCCTGTCCGAATTCAACAAGGTCCTGGAAAAGGACCAGGACCACGCCATCGCCAACGAGGCCGCGGGCTGCGTGTACTTCCGGGCCGGGCTGTACGACGAGGCCAAGGCGCATCTGAACCGCGCCGTGGCCCTCAATCCCATGCTCTGGAAGGCCCACAATTTCCTGGGCATCATCTATGACCGCGACCGGGACTACGACCAAGCCGCCCAGGAGTTCGCGGCCGCTCTGGAGCTGCACCAGGGCACCGGCGTGGACGAAATCTACAACAATCTTGGCGTGGTCCACATCGCCCGCAAGCAATACGCCCAGGCGGTGGAGACCTTCCGCCAGGCGCTCCACTCGGGCGGCGTGTCCGAGCGCACCTACAACAACCTGGGCCTGGCCCTGGCCCGCATGGGCCGCCTGGACGAGGCCCTCGAATCCTTCAAGTACGCCGGCGGCGAAGCCAAGGCCAACAACAACCTCGGATACGTCCTCTTGACGGAGAACCGGCCCGCCCAGGCGGTGCCCTATTTCGAGAAGGCCATCGAGCTCTCCCCCAGCTACTACGTGAAGGCCGCCGACAACCTGAAGCGTGCCCGTCTGGCGGCCCGCTTTCAGGAAGGCGCCACCCAAATCAGCGGTTCCACCCCGAACCCTCTGCTTCGTCAGTCCTTCCCCGACTCGAAGCAGAACCCCGGCGAGCCTGCGGCATCTCCCGCGTCCGCAGGCTCGCCTCCCCCCTCCGCCAAGGTCGTCACGGCGGCCTTGGAGGAGCCGGGTTCCGGGGATCAGACCATAATTCCCCATGAGAAGACCTACGGCCTGCACGTCAGCTCCTGGCGCGACCACAAGAACGCCTTCGCCCACTGCGAGAAGCTCAAGGCGCAGGGATTCGCCACCTGGATCAACCAGGTCGACCTCGGCGACAAGGGCATCTGGTATCGCGTCCTGGTGGGCAAGTTCGGCTCGGTCAAGGAGGCCAAGGCCGAACGGCCGGACGTGCTGGCCATCCTGAACCTGGACAGCGCCCCGGTCTTCGAGCGCGTGGACCCCAGGCCCGTGGTCTCGGCCCAACTCTAG
- a CDS encoding Flp family type IVb pilin produces the protein MTKLMNLIRDEEGATAIEYGLIAALIAAGIVAATKALGDQVVSTFSYITTKMSEATTSGS, from the coding sequence ATGACCAAGCTGATGAACCTCATCCGTGACGAAGAAGGCGCGACCGCCATTGAATACGGCCTGATCGCCGCCCTGATCGCCGCCGGTATCGTTGCCGCCACCAAGGCCCTGGGCGACCAGGTCGTGAGCACCTTTAGCTACATCACGACCAAGATGTCCGAGGCCACCACCTCCGGTAGCTAG
- a CDS encoding AAA family ATPase, with the protein MNNRVIPISLAVIDKEQRDRLEKMIAANPMVRLVGEDAEEMGVLIYEPGDSVEEDMPHIIHALESGQAEDVYLAGNVADPEILIRAMRSGIREYLKFPVDENDLRAAVVRTAMRLSLGVDDSDKGRIFTVLGCKPGVGTTSLAVNMACVLNERAPGRTVLLDLRQPMGEIPYFLDLKYEYTWGDLVDDISRLDATYLRSVMAEHESGLHVLPGPASGERPDEHTLFLILEQLRHSYDFVVVDAATPGEDELPKEVELADSILMTMQLSLPCLARVSRLADSIGGQDPDADRRMRLVATRVARNGSIGVSEAAEVLGREIAWSIPEDGETVLSSINQGTPLVQAYPKSTSAKAVQALVKDLAPKARKPRKGLSLPFSSLFRKKGKDSDSNDNLAGATL; encoded by the coding sequence ATGAACAACAGAGTGATACCCATATCGCTGGCCGTCATCGACAAGGAGCAGCGCGATCGCCTGGAAAAGATGATCGCCGCCAATCCCATGGTCCGGCTGGTGGGCGAGGACGCCGAAGAGATGGGCGTGCTCATCTACGAGCCCGGCGACTCCGTCGAAGAGGACATGCCGCACATCATCCACGCCCTGGAATCGGGGCAGGCCGAGGACGTCTACCTGGCCGGCAACGTCGCCGACCCCGAGATCCTCATCCGGGCCATGCGCAGCGGCATCCGCGAATACCTCAAGTTTCCCGTGGACGAGAACGACCTGCGCGCCGCGGTCGTGCGCACGGCCATGCGGCTGAGCCTGGGCGTGGACGACAGCGACAAGGGCCGCATATTCACGGTCCTGGGCTGCAAGCCCGGCGTGGGGACCACCTCCCTGGCCGTGAACATGGCCTGCGTCCTGAACGAGCGCGCCCCCGGCCGGACCGTGCTCCTGGATCTCCGCCAGCCCATGGGCGAGATCCCCTATTTCCTGGACCTCAAGTACGAATACACCTGGGGCGACCTGGTGGACGACATCTCCCGGCTGGACGCCACCTACCTGCGCAGCGTCATGGCCGAGCACGAGTCCGGCCTGCACGTCCTGCCCGGCCCCGCCTCGGGCGAGCGCCCCGACGAGCACACCCTGTTCCTCATCCTGGAGCAGCTCCGCCACAGCTACGACTTCGTGGTCGTGGACGCGGCCACCCCCGGCGAGGACGAACTGCCCAAGGAAGTGGAGCTGGCCGATTCCATCCTGATGACCATGCAGCTCTCCCTGCCGTGCCTGGCACGGGTCTCCCGGCTGGCCGACTCCATCGGCGGCCAGGACCCGGACGCCGACCGGCGCATGCGCCTGGTGGCCACCCGCGTGGCCCGCAACGGTTCCATCGGCGTGTCCGAGGCCGCCGAGGTCCTGGGCCGCGAGATCGCCTGGTCCATCCCCGAGGACGGCGAGACCGTGCTCTCTTCCATCAACCAGGGCACGCCCCTGGTCCAGGCCTACCCCAAGTCCACGTCGGCCAAGGCCGTGCAGGCCCTGGTCAAGGACCTGGCACCCAAGGCCAGGAAGCCCCGCAAGGGATTGTCCCTGCCGTTCTCCTCGCTCTTCCGCAAGAAGGGCAAGGACTCGGATTCCAATGACAATCTGGCAGGAGCGACCTTATGA
- the cpaB gene encoding Flp pilus assembly protein CpaB produces the protein MSKSKRALIQITLSLILAIIAGVVIFKWTNGVKHTAPVAAVEETVPVVVAKTDLGRGVKLTDEMLEVRKFTKASRPSGAFAEIAQLEGRVLNQAVGMGDALTPIKLADKSIMGGGVSALITPGKRAMAVKGNEVMGLSGFVRPGDRVDVIVSLTVGRDEKPVTKLVLERVKVIATGTQLTPPNEEGKTASVGVYTLELSPAESERLALASTQGTLHFALRNEQDNADVRTTGTTVPQTLAALRPKHKAEQVRQTRRRISIEVITGTNRSSVKF, from the coding sequence ATGAGCAAGTCCAAGAGAGCCCTCATCCAGATCACCCTGTCCCTGATCCTTGCGATCATCGCGGGCGTGGTCATCTTCAAGTGGACCAACGGCGTGAAGCACACCGCCCCTGTGGCCGCGGTCGAAGAGACCGTGCCCGTGGTCGTGGCCAAGACCGACCTGGGACGCGGCGTCAAGCTGACGGATGAGATGCTCGAGGTGCGCAAGTTCACCAAGGCGTCCCGTCCCTCCGGGGCCTTTGCCGAAATCGCGCAGCTCGAGGGCCGGGTGCTGAATCAGGCCGTGGGCATGGGCGACGCCCTGACCCCCATCAAGCTGGCCGACAAGTCCATCATGGGCGGCGGCGTGTCCGCGCTGATCACGCCGGGCAAGCGGGCCATGGCCGTCAAGGGCAACGAGGTCATGGGGCTGTCCGGTTTCGTCCGCCCCGGCGACCGGGTGGACGTCATCGTCTCCCTGACCGTGGGCCGCGACGAGAAGCCGGTGACCAAGCTGGTCCTGGAACGGGTCAAGGTCATCGCCACCGGAACCCAGCTGACCCCGCCCAACGAGGAAGGCAAGACCGCGTCGGTCGGCGTGTACACCCTGGAGCTGAGCCCGGCCGAATCCGAACGCCTCGCCCTGGCCTCCACCCAGGGGACCCTGCATTTCGCCCTGCGCAACGAGCAAGACAACGCCGACGTGCGGACCACCGGGACCACGGTGCCCCAGACCCTGGCCGCCCTGCGGCCCAAGCACAAGGCCGAGCAGGTCCGGCAGACCCGACGCCGCATCAGCATCGAAGTCATCACCGGCACGAACCGTTCGTCGGTCAAGTTCTAG
- a CDS encoding type II secretion system F family protein: MDIQIIPLFAAGVGFVSVLLAGYGLIGYLSGASDSARLKERVSGTAVKRSDALAAPLANAVKGAVDFFGRLGTKIGPTETEEIDKGRLRLIQAGKRKPDSYKIFQGLKGFLAVGLAGGFLAVRFLFLDDMSLGMTCFGAVLLAAAGVYGPEIWLSRKIKARKMAVSDELPDALDLLVVCVESGMGLDQAVDRVCHELRNSGPIISSEFKLLTLELRAGKSRIEALRSLAERVGLDDLNSLTSLLIQADAFGISVGRTLRVYSDAMRVKRSQRAEEKAAKMPVLLLLPLVAFILPSLFVAILGPAVIMSMDMFLQMNSH, encoded by the coding sequence ATGGACATCCAGATCATTCCCCTGTTCGCGGCCGGCGTCGGCTTCGTCTCCGTGCTCCTGGCGGGCTACGGCCTGATAGGCTACCTGAGCGGCGCCAGCGATTCGGCACGGCTCAAGGAGCGGGTCTCGGGCACGGCGGTCAAGCGCTCGGACGCCCTGGCCGCGCCGCTGGCCAACGCGGTCAAGGGGGCCGTGGACTTCTTCGGGCGGCTGGGCACCAAGATCGGCCCCACCGAGACCGAGGAGATCGACAAGGGCCGCCTGCGCCTCATCCAGGCCGGGAAGCGCAAGCCCGACTCGTACAAGATTTTCCAGGGCCTCAAGGGGTTCCTGGCCGTGGGCCTGGCCGGGGGCTTTCTGGCCGTCCGTTTCCTGTTCCTGGACGACATGTCCCTGGGCATGACCTGCTTCGGAGCGGTCCTGCTTGCCGCGGCGGGCGTGTACGGGCCCGAGATCTGGCTGTCCAGGAAGATCAAGGCGCGCAAGATGGCCGTGAGCGACGAGCTGCCCGACGCCCTCGACCTCCTGGTGGTCTGCGTGGAATCCGGCATGGGACTGGACCAGGCCGTGGACCGCGTCTGTCATGAGCTGCGCAACTCCGGCCCGATCATCAGCTCCGAATTCAAGCTGCTCACCCTGGAGCTGCGTGCGGGCAAGTCCCGCATCGAGGCCCTCCGGTCCCTGGCCGAGAGGGTGGGGCTGGACGACCTGAACAGCCTGACCTCCCTGCTCATCCAGGCCGACGCCTTCGGCATCAGCGTCGGCAGGACCCTGCGCGTCTACTCGGACGCCATGCGCGTCAAGCGCTCCCAGCGCGCCGAGGAAAAGGCCGCAAAGATGCCGGTGCTGCTGCTTCTTCCGCTCGTGGCGTTCATCCTCCCGTCCCTGTTCGTGGCCATCCTCGGACCGGCGGTGATCATGAGCATGGACATGTTCCTCCAGATGAACAGCCATTAG